One genomic window of Halorubrum hochsteinianum includes the following:
- a CDS encoding ATP-binding protein, whose protein sequence is MSEEEAIHVADVSEGIGGDATADPGAPVELPVVDVLTGRSFITGKSGSGKSNTASVVIENLLDNGFPVMIVDTDGEYYGLKEEYEILHAGADDECDIVVSPEHAEKLANLALEQNVPIILDVSGYLEEDTANELLLEVVKQLFAKEKRMKKPFLLVIEECHEYIPEGGGMDETGKMLIKVGKRGRKHGLGIVGISQRPADVKKDFITQCDWLCWHRLTWDNDTKVVGRILGSKYASAVEDLGDGEAFLMTDWDESIRRIQFHRKQTFDAGATPGLDDFERPELKSVSSDLVGELQSISDEQERRESELADLRQELDKKDQRIQELERELEEARDLSNMADQFAQALLGKAEAPYRGGGGRPPAGGDRLGPATAEDQDSEGGDAGDQSVLKSYDEAVAATEGGGETDATPTDDAETATESAESAADGGAEVDPDAAGSARAAADSARATAESTASGSAAVDESGPPDDVDPVTRDDVAESALRFDDAIELGTREAVIEELRSRIESLPELSRGMLRHYRREGASDPVAAHIDAGGDGDSGHAYSRHRPIRRAGLIRHAGRGHYAYAVPDLVREAYADRLDEAQVDEVVRAVETVFVPPAELSYPSDADPDDVAGPEPADDLHPSGEHARDERTVAEDGDALAADGDPTSEDPRAASDGEAGADGGESPADSGLSDAARRFAERSER, encoded by the coding sequence ATGAGCGAGGAGGAGGCCATCCACGTCGCGGACGTCAGCGAGGGGATCGGCGGCGACGCGACGGCGGACCCGGGCGCTCCGGTCGAACTCCCGGTCGTCGACGTGCTCACCGGCCGGTCGTTCATCACCGGGAAGAGCGGGTCCGGGAAGAGCAACACCGCGAGCGTCGTCATCGAGAACCTCCTCGACAACGGGTTCCCCGTGATGATCGTCGACACGGACGGGGAGTACTACGGCCTGAAAGAAGAGTACGAGATCCTCCACGCCGGTGCCGACGACGAGTGCGACATCGTCGTCTCGCCGGAACACGCCGAGAAGCTGGCGAACCTCGCCTTAGAGCAGAACGTCCCGATCATCTTAGACGTCTCCGGCTACCTCGAAGAGGACACGGCGAACGAACTCCTCTTAGAAGTGGTCAAACAGCTGTTCGCGAAGGAGAAGCGCATGAAGAAGCCGTTCCTGCTCGTCATCGAGGAGTGCCACGAGTACATCCCCGAGGGCGGCGGGATGGACGAGACGGGGAAGATGCTGATCAAGGTCGGCAAGCGCGGCCGGAAGCACGGCCTCGGCATCGTCGGGATCAGCCAGCGCCCGGCCGACGTGAAAAAGGACTTCATCACCCAGTGCGACTGGCTCTGCTGGCACCGGCTCACGTGGGACAACGACACGAAGGTGGTCGGGCGCATCCTCGGCTCGAAGTACGCCAGCGCGGTCGAGGACCTCGGCGACGGCGAGGCCTTTCTGATGACCGACTGGGACGAGTCGATCCGCCGGATCCAGTTCCACCGCAAGCAGACGTTCGACGCGGGCGCGACCCCCGGGCTCGACGACTTCGAGCGCCCGGAGCTGAAGTCGGTCTCCAGCGACCTCGTGGGCGAACTCCAGTCCATCTCCGACGAGCAGGAGCGCCGCGAGTCGGAGCTCGCCGACCTCCGGCAGGAGCTCGACAAGAAGGATCAGCGCATCCAGGAGCTGGAACGCGAACTGGAGGAGGCCCGCGACCTGAGCAACATGGCCGACCAGTTCGCACAGGCGCTGCTCGGGAAGGCCGAGGCCCCGTACCGCGGCGGCGGCGGGCGACCGCCGGCCGGCGGCGACCGCCTCGGGCCCGCTACCGCAGAAGATCAGGACTCCGAGGGCGGCGATGCCGGCGACCAGTCCGTGCTCAAGTCGTACGACGAGGCGGTCGCCGCGACCGAGGGGGGCGGAGAGACCGACGCGACCCCGACAGACGACGCCGAGACCGCGACCGAGTCGGCCGAATCGGCCGCCGACGGCGGTGCGGAAGTCGACCCGGACGCCGCTGGCTCCGCCCGCGCGGCCGCCGACTCCGCCCGCGCGACCGCCGAGTCGACGGCCTCGGGCTCGGCGGCCGTGGACGAGTCCGGCCCGCCGGACGACGTCGACCCCGTCACCCGCGACGACGTGGCCGAGAGCGCGCTCCGGTTCGACGACGCGATCGAACTCGGCACCCGCGAGGCCGTCATCGAGGAGCTCCGGTCGCGGATCGAGTCGCTCCCGGAGCTCTCCCGCGGGATGCTCCGCCACTACCGCCGCGAGGGCGCGAGCGACCCCGTGGCCGCCCACATCGACGCCGGCGGCGACGGCGACTCCGGGCACGCCTACAGCCGCCACCGGCCGATCCGGCGCGCGGGACTCATCCGCCACGCCGGCCGCGGTCACTACGCCTACGCGGTCCCGGACCTCGTCCGCGAGGCGTACGCGGACCGGCTCGACGAGGCGCAGGTCGACGAGGTCGTCCGCGCGGTCGAGACCGTCTTCGTCCCGCCCGCCGAGCTGAGCTACCCGTCGGACGCCGACCCGGACGACGTCGCCGGCCCGGAACCCGCGGACGACCTCCATCCGTCCGGCGAGCACGCCCGCGACGAGCGGACCGTCGCCGAGGACGGCGACGCGCTCGCGGCCGACGGCGACCCGACATCGGAGGACCCGCGCGCCGCGTCCGACGGGGAGGCCGGCGCGGACGGGGGCGAGTCGCCCGCCGACTCCGGGCTGAGCGACGCCGCGCGACGGTTCGCCGAGCGGTCGGAGCGCTGA